One Thamnophis elegans isolate rThaEle1 chromosome 2, rThaEle1.pri, whole genome shotgun sequence genomic window, AACAGGAGTAAGGGTCAAAAATTCAAGTATAAATTAtcctaaaacattttttttccatcagCTAGGACAAGTATACTCTCAACTCTTTATTAAAAACAAGATAAGGCTTAGTACTGTAAAGCCAGCTCTAAGTAATTATTATGTATCCATATAAAATGTGACGattttaaaatctgatttcatactataggtagtcttcgacttacaaccacaattaagcccaaagtttcctttgctaagcaaggcagttgttaagtgagtcatgtccaTTTCACAATCCTTTTTGCTATGCGTGTTACGTGAATCATTACAGTctttaagtcaggggtgtcaaattggcggcCTGCTaactggatgcatcatgcgcaggccacgcccaccccagctccgcaaatgggaaaaacattgcgAAACATCACACGATGGCAACATGATGTCATGGCAAGTTTGTCACCCGTgctttaagtgaatcatgtggttattAATCtttggatctggcttcccccgttgactttgcttgtcacaagctTCTTAGTTAGGCTTGCAAATGACACTCACAAGGCCCTGAGATGCTGCAGCCACTGTAAATACATtctggttgccaagcaactgacatctgatcatgtgactgggggaacTGAcatctgatcatgtgactgtaagaactgttcataagtcacttttttcagtggcgtaactctgaacagtcattaaacaaatgattttaagttgaggactacctgcatattttTAGCCATTTTAGGGAAGTTTTCTATTCAGAAAACTTTGAATTAGATTTAGGGTTCAGTTGGGAGGTTTGCCCCATTCTTTAGTCCATTCTCATCAGTCTTCAAAGGAGCTGTTTCATTAAaatcttggtttttttccaccgCTTTTCCTTCATCCTTTTCTGTCCTTGCATCCTCAtaatctttcttttctccatcttccttcatccttttcttctcttctttttcaagCATTCTGTAGTTGTAGTAATTCATAATGAAGAGGAATGTCCCAGCCAAGACCATCACTGCCCCGCATTTAATGAACATGTATTTGTAGTCTCCAAAGGTGTCAATAAGAGTACCTGTGAATGGAGAAATGACATCCTAATTATTAATGAAACTTATAGATCAAAATAGAACAAAGCTACACAGATTCCAGGCAAATTTTGAATCTAGATTGCTaaaatggttagagaaaatgGTATCTACTCAATGCCACAGTTAAGGATGGGCTTTTCTTAAAATAAGAAATATCAGCAAATCCTCAGCTAATTTTGAATCAATATCTTGCCACCTTTTTCGCTTGGGGTACATGCATTTCATCCTCCAAATTAATGTGCAATCATGGTTTTCTTTGACCATTTTCTTGTCCTTGAGATACTGTGCATTTAATAACCACTATGGCAACCATTTATTGAAAGCATAGTACTTAATTATTCTAATGTCTAATCAAACAAACCACACATTTTGTAACAAGGATGAGATGTTTCCAGCTTGGGTGGATAAAAATACTGCACCAAGGAGCAACATAGCCCACGTTTATGCTTTAATATAATGGCATTAGCAAAAACATCAAAGAGGCTAATTGCAGCTATTCTCAATTTCTGCTAATCAGGATGACCTTAAGATCTGCAAAATACATTTCAATGAGAGTTTTAATGAGAAGAGTACTGGAAAATTCAACAGTAGAAGAGTCTTTCCACCTCCTCCTTTGAGAATAAGAGAAAGTCATAAAACACACCAGGAAAAATTACTTAGTCCATTAAAGCAAAACCCAGTAGTAAGTTGTTAAATGCCAAAGAACCAATCAATTTGCCACTTATTAAATAGGGAGCAACATACTGAACTCATATCGCAAACTGTTATAAAGCACTTTCTAGCCTCATTAACAGTCTTCAACAATTAAACCTAATCTGCTTCTTAAAACTGCATACTGAAGAAAACATGTATGCTGACCTCTGTAAGACAGGAAGAAGCGAAGTCCTCACATTTAAAAAAGGATAattgaataataaatattttttgcaaaGCCATTGAAATCTTagattccttttaattttttttaacaattaatgGTCATCTGGCGTAAGTTGAAGTATCATCATCCACTGAACATCTACATTTCAACAATTCTCTCATTTACACCACATGCATTTAAGGGTACAGCTTTTTGTCCAAAGCCATTTCAGTTCCACTACAGTCAACagggttaaattaaattaaatcctgTGGAGCAATTATTTTCTTAACAGCAAACGGCAATAACTTAATATAGATTGCAGTAATTTTGAACCTGCCACACATAGTCCTTAGCTTCCTTGATTCACTGTTACTGTTCTTCTAGAATAGAAACAAAGATACACCCTACAGTATATCTATTAGGATTTAAAGgatttaaaatctagctaaatcatcctaaaataaatcaaaaggaaatGGGCACATAAAAGCTGTTACTCTCTTGCTGGCAGTTTTCAGATAGGGATATGGCTTTCAGGGATGGTTTAATGGATTCCTGCAATGACCAGAGAATCAGATAAGCTGATCTGTAACTCAAACAGTCTATGATTCTAAAGTGATGCAGTTACCAGCAGTGATCTCCAagaatttattaagaaaattaaaatttaCCTTTTACCCGGCTGCTTCCATTtcaccttatagcaatagcagttagacttatatactgcttcatagggctttcagccctctctaagcggtttacagagtcagcatatcgcaaATGGTATTGACTGATGACGCAAAGTAGAATCATATGATACatatagcaattgcaatagcacttagacttgtataccgcttcacagtgctttacagccctctctaagccatttacagaatcagcatattgcccccaacaatctgggtcctcatgttacccacctcggaaggatggaaggctgagtcaaccctgagccggtgagatttgaaccgctgaactgcagatagcagtcagctgaagtggcctgcagtactgcactctacccactgcgccacctcggctctatcttaGCAATATCCTCTGATAAagatttcaaatgttttatgAAATTGCTAAACGTGTATTAAACATATTTCTAGCATGTGAATAGTATTGCTATAAATATTCACATATTTATTTGAAAGGCACCCTGAGTCACGTTATCAGCGAGATGGAGAgacatcaataaaaataaatgaagtttaAAAATCTGAATGATTGCTAGATAGTCATTAATAATTAGAACTATCCATGTATCTTAATATCATCCAgtagtcatctggatttttgcagttcAGATATGGAAGCATTGCTTCCAGGTACCATGtgaatttgtgtgtatgtgtgtttgtgtgtgtgtgtgttcgtagaTATATATTCATTCTCCAAAAACCCAGGATGACTTACGTGGCTGAAGTCCTTAAACATATTACCATGATGGTGACCTATGTCTGTGAAGTCCTAATCCATTACCTTAGCTATCTGAAGACTAGTTTTATCTTGGCTGCTGCTAGTTTAATCTTATGAACGCTGTTTATTTGCATATTTTGTCTGTTTAACTTTATATTAAGAATAATTAACTAATGAGCAGTACAGAAATATAATGAACGAACTGTGATCCCATATATAAATTTACTAAAAGAAATTACATGaatttattatgttaatctttatCTAAAATCTAACTATTAACTCGCCAGCAAAGAAATTTGAAGTTTTGCAAGGCATAGAACATTTCGGTAGCAAGGCTCATCTAAACTGAATTTTAGACAGCCTTTGGGTAGTTTTAACAGTTTAGTTCTGCAACATCCATTTTAATGAATGGAAAATTCCAAGGGAATGAATTTTCTTGTTGAGTGATAGTTTTATTCCTTGAGGCATACTTCTGATGAACCTAGTTTAAATGAAATTTGAAAACTTCAGAGAATATGGAATTGATCAGGACAGTGCAGAATCAAGAAATCAGATTTTAAGAGTAGGAGGGAAAGCGTTAACATCTAATGCTTCTTCCTTGAAATTAAAAGCAatgattgtttttattgttgtgcaGACTAATGGAAAAAAGAGTATAAATGTTCTTACCCCCAATAGGCGGCCCAAGTAATATGGTGCAACATTCCACTATAGTGACTAGTCCTACAGCACTTGTGAAACGGCTGGCACCAACAAGATCCATGAGAGTTTCGAAGAGCATTGCACAAACCATACCAAAGGCCAGGCCAAAAAAGATAGCATAGATGACTAAACCCATGTAACTTGTTGCCAATGGGCACAGCAGGTGGCAAACACCATTAAAAACAATGGAGAAGCTGAAAAAATACTGAATTCTTGGCCTCACCCATTTGGTATTTGCAATGATCCCAGTAGCTGGCCTGACTATCATGTCAACTATTGCTAGAATGGAAAGGAGAAAAGCTGCTGAATATTCATCAATCCCACGGTGCTTGGCATAAGGAGCCAAAAAGACAATCGGTGCAAAAAATCCTAAAAACATCAGCACGTTCCCTATCAGATAGATGAGGAAGCCTCTGtgtttaaaaagtgaaaagtCAAGGAACTTATTGAAGTTTTCACAACAATCTTTGTCTTCCTTTGTTTCCGTATCCTGGTCCCCCATTTCGGCAATGCCTCCATCAGGTTTTTCTCTTATGGCCTCTTTTGCATCTTTGTTTTTTTGCCTTGGTCCAATTGGTCTGAAGAGGGCTCCAGCTACGCAGCAGTTCAGCAGAATTGCCCCGAGAATGAAAAAGCTCCCCCTCCATCCAAAAGTGTCAAAAAGGAACTGGTTCAAGGGTGCGAGGGTGCAAAGCATGACAGGGCTTCCTGCCATGGCAAGTCCATTGGCAATGGGACGTCTTTTCAGGAAATACTTCCCAACGATGATTACTGAAGGCTGGAGGTTCAGGGCAAGACCAAGTCCTGTAGTGAGAGAATAAGAAAGAGGAATGTTACCTCATTAGATTAAAACAACATGTTCTGTTATCATAGAGACGGATCACTCCAAACAGTTCTGTGGCAGAAGCCTATTACGAAATCTACTTTGCCCTAACTCAAGATTCCTTAGCAGTCTACATCGTTTAGCTGAAACATTGTTTCAAAACATGTTTTGAAACTTAGTGGTCTACATGTTTTGAAACTACTGATccggaggtggtattctgcctgtTCACCCCGGTTTggacgaaccagtagtggcggtggtgggaggctctgcccacctgcccagacgtcatcatggGACACTTTGGCATGCACCGAAGTGCCGTGTGTGAGCAAAGCGAgtgtacacatgtgcatgctcccggttccaaaccagtagcggaggtaagaggatttcatgcctgtatGGATCCCAAAAATCCATACTCAGCATCAGATCTTGGAAGGTTGGCCCATTTACAGTTCAGATATTTCTAAAACTCATCTGCGTGAAAACTGATGCgcagatttatttttaataaactttTCAGAAGTGAACAATAGGTTTGCTAACAAAATCTGTAGCCAGACTCTTCTATACATGGAGCGGTATTTTGGACAGCCCTATCTGAAGAATAAAACTGCTGTGAAAAGGGCATTATTTTAAAGTCATGACAAGAGCCAGAAATACATATAAGTGGATGAACATTTTATAGGAGAAGGTTCATGACTGTGCTTTGAAAACAAAGGAAATCGTATCTATTTTCTGGGTCTATTATAAATCATGACCAGCATGTGAAATAAAGAGGTCTGGCAGATATTCTTGCTCTTTATACCACATTTCTAGACTTGATCTGAAAAAAGGTAAATATTGTCATAGAGGAGTTTGAGGACATGGCAGTCAGGAAATTAAATAAGTTTTATAACTTCTTTTAAATGAGAATAGTCCATTCTTGATTGCGCTTTATACATTGGTGCCATTGAATAAATACTAagtactttttttattttacatttatactGCTTTTTTAGGAAGAGCCCAAAATAACATGCCAATAAAGACAACAAACTGATGAAGGGAATGGTGGAAAACATCAAAATATACTACTGGAGAAAGAATTTATCTGCCACCTACAACTCGCCTGAACCTGTTCATGAACATATATGCCAAAGCGTCCACTCCACCAAAGTAAATCTTGTTTGACTCTGGAGATTCTTCTCTTGAGCTTTTGGTAAAGTGGCATAATATAGTATGTGATCATAAGAGctctacagtagtggccaaaattgtggaaaccttttgggaaaattgtattttgaggtttgatggctaataacaccacctttttttggagtagtaccataaaattatatatcaatggaaagataatgtaATCatgaatgtaatgcaacaaagtttgttcaattatctgtattctatgataCATTATatagccagcaataaaacccagttaatggaagcaatcattcaatcttggtttcacattataacagctacaGAACAAAAAGACTTGGTTGGGAAGACGTTATAAGGCTgtattcatgctaaaggttacccaactaagtattaactgacctggtaataatttttgtatatctcatttttttgtcttttacttttcttctttatatctgctattctaatagcaaatccttcataaaagttattgcattacattcttgattaaattatctttccattgatatataattttatggcactactttttaaaaagtggtattattagccatcaaacctcaaaaatactgtgcacttttcccaaaaggtttccacaattttggccactactgcatATTACTACAGCAATCCTAGGTATACACCATGGCCATAGGTAAATAAAAATCATCAGGTAGCTCTGGGGTCTTCTTTTTGAGACATATAACTTCTATAGACTCAACCGGGGTGGCACCAGTCATTAGAATGCATCATTACAGTCTAATttagctcactgccaggagttcttTCCTcaatagctcagggttgactcagtcttccatcttccCGAAAATGAGGAGCCACATTGTTtggagaaatatgctgactctat contains:
- the LOC116503015 gene encoding monocarboxylate transporter 2-like isoform X2, whose product is MVSAAFCTSIFQLYLCAGFITGLGLALNLQPSVIIVGKYFLKRRPIANGLAMAGSPVMLCTLAPLNQFLFDTFGWRGSFFILGAILLNCCVAGALFRPIGPRQKNKDAKEAIREKPDGGIAEMGDQDTETKEDKDCCENFNKFLDFSLFKHRGFLIYLIGNVLMFLGFFAPIVFLAPYAKHRGIDEYSAAFLLSILAIVDMIVRPATGIIANTKWVRPRIQYFFSFSIVFNGVCHLLCPLATSYMGLVIYAIFFGLAFGMVCAMLFETLMDLVGASRFTSAVGLVTIVECCTILLGPPIGGTLIDTFGDYKYMFIKCGAVMVLAGTFLFIMNYYNYRMLEKEEKKRMKEDGEKKDYEDARTEKDEGKAVEKNQDFNETAPLKTDENGLKNGANLPTEP
- the LOC116503015 gene encoding monocarboxylate transporter 2-like isoform X1 produces the protein MPPPADTGLTYTPPDGQWGWAVVFGAFISIGFSYAFPKGIAIFFKEIQDFFGTSYSEIAWVSSIMLAAMYGGGPLSSILVNRFGSRPVVIFGGLLCGIGMVSAAFCTSIFQLYLCAGFITGLGLALNLQPSVIIVGKYFLKRRPIANGLAMAGSPVMLCTLAPLNQFLFDTFGWRGSFFILGAILLNCCVAGALFRPIGPRQKNKDAKEAIREKPDGGIAEMGDQDTETKEDKDCCENFNKFLDFSLFKHRGFLIYLIGNVLMFLGFFAPIVFLAPYAKHRGIDEYSAAFLLSILAIVDMIVRPATGIIANTKWVRPRIQYFFSFSIVFNGVCHLLCPLATSYMGLVIYAIFFGLAFGMVCAMLFETLMDLVGASRFTSAVGLVTIVECCTILLGPPIGGTLIDTFGDYKYMFIKCGAVMVLAGTFLFIMNYYNYRMLEKEEKKRMKEDGEKKDYEDARTEKDEGKAVEKNQDFNETAPLKTDENGLKNGANLPTEP